Proteins from one Triticum aestivum cultivar Chinese Spring chromosome 7A, IWGSC CS RefSeq v2.1, whole genome shotgun sequence genomic window:
- the LOC123149678 gene encoding GDSL esterase/lipase At3g09930-like, with amino-acid sequence MKLRPVVVCLLLVVLLFDAARVEGRGTPSVKAKESSKNQQWTSMFVFGDDFADNGNLPKLPGGEPQSDLSRQWSYPYGSYINSRGSAAAVPTGRFSNYRIQSDFIARILGLNAAPPAYMRTLDQSVDPTGMTFASDGAGVFQKKVPTLAAQVKSFTRLINSGIISKDQLRHSVALVAISGNDYMSGADVKNSFLSSFDDIDTYIGNVTAEIVKNVVQLQKLGVRKVLVNNMHPIGCTPMRTSTNNYTTCDLLANYAASVHNKNLKQLMGKKNNANNAYMLDLYTAFTDIINHAPGEGSDQSNKFNNNLAPCCEGFYDTGFCGQQDDTGEPLYELCENPDQLFYWDEVHPTHAGWKAVMKALEQPLKEFLDRAYVP; translated from the exons ATGAAGCTTCGTCCGGTCGTTGTGTGCCTTCTCCTCGTCGTGCTTCTCTTCGATG CCGCTCGCGTGGAGGGTCGAGGCACACCCTCCGTCAAGGCCAAGGAGTCATCAAAGAACCAGCAGTGGACCAGCATGTTCGTCTTCGGCGACGACTTTGCCGACAACGGCAACCTCCCCAAGCTGCCGGGTGGTGAGCCCCAGTCTGATCTCTCGCGTCAGTGGAGCTACCCCTACGGCTCTTATATCAACTCTCgtggctccgccgccgccgttccaaCCGGCCGCTTCTCCAACTACCGGATTCAGTCCGACTTTATCG CAAGGATCTTGGGTCTCAATGCAGCCCCTCCGGCGTACATGCGCACGCTAGATCAATCTGTTGATCCAACCGGCATGACCTTCGCCTCTGATGGCGCCGGCGTGTTCCAGAAGAAGGTGCCAACTCTTGCCGCACAGGTTAAGTCTTTCACGAGGCTCATCAACAGCGGAATCATCTCGAAAGACCAGCTTCGCCACTCCGTCGCGCTTGTCGCCATCTCTGGCAATGATTACATGAGCGGCGCCGACGTCAAGAACTCCTTCTTGAGTAGCTTTGACGAC ATCGACACTTACATTGGGAACGTGACGGCAGAGATTGTCAAGAACGTCGTGCAGCTGCAAAAGCTTGGTGTGAGAAAGGTGCTAGTCAACAACATGCATCCCATTGGTTGCACGCCTATGAGGACTAGTACAAACAACTACACCACATGTGACCTTCTCGCCAACTACGCCGCGTCCGTGCATAACAAAAATCTAAAGCAGTTGATGGGCAAAAAGAATAACGCGAATAACGCCTACATGCTGGACCTCTACACTGCCTTCACCGACATCATCAATCATGCCCCAG GTGAAGGGTCGGATCAGTCCAACAAGTTCAACAACAACCTGGCCCCATGTTGCGAGGGTTTCTATGATACAGGCTTCTGTGGACAGCAGGACGATACGGGGGAGCCCCTCTACGAATTATGCGAAAATCCAGACCAGCTCTTCTACTGGGACGAGGTGCATCCGACACATGCTGGGTGGAAAGCCGTGATGAAGGCGCTAGAACAACCTTTGAAGGAGTTCCTAGATCGGGCCTATGTTCCATGA
- the LOC123147148 gene encoding uncharacterized protein — translation MSNDEQLVKAVKKYLSETVSRCEKDPAFFKETNLATYAVGMIKSIESLESFVSGARILDVLLNYALTVKDKRPRRLTEEKQKALTTDLIGLASTSHVVKKLLQAMDSTSPHGVAMRGIAANILANIAGRTPLMQFPQVIQSVGSLIDISQQQLEGECAVAKLQSGLQEAENYRKLLMEKGFDILHKLAADKENCRAISNSQGLRSKAVAPVRSDLLHLMDHEAWSTTIVDKSLQVMASLVASPGETGAQLRNQISSDKEVIHGMERILRCCGCSEHVRILSIEILTHLAMDEEESLRVNKESRENFIRMLPSILTDDAKECSIRELAGEALVMLSQSKSDAAIILKANDHVVRDLTKIL, via the coding sequence ATGAGCAATGACGAACAATTGGTGAAGGCTGTGAAGAAGTACCTGAGTGAGACGGTGAGCAGGTGCGAGAAGGACCCGGCTTTCTTCAAGGAAACAAATCTGGCCACGTACGCCGTTGGAATGATCAAGTCCATCGAATCATTGGAAAGCTTCGTTTCTGGGGCAAGGATTCTGGACGTCCTCTTGAACTACGCCCTCACCGTAAAGGACAAGCGACCGCGCAGACTCACGGAAGAGAAGCAGAAGGCGCTCACAACAGACCTCATAGGTTTGGCGTCCACCAGCCATGTAGTCAAGAAATTGCTGCAGGCGATGGATTCCACAAGCCCACACGGCGTGGCAATGAGGGGGATTGCCGCCAACATATTGGCGAACATTGCCGGCAGGACTCCTCTGATGCAATTCCCACAAGTGATCCAGAGCGTAGGCTCGCTGATCGACATCTCTCAGCAGCAACTTGAAGGGGAATGTGCCGTCGCCAAGCTCCAAAGTGGACTACAGGAAGCTGAAAACTACAGGAAGCTGCTTATGGAGAAAGGCTTCGATATCCTTCACAAGCTCGCCGCCGACAAAGAAAACTGCAGAGCCATAAGCAACTCCCAGGGCCTACGGTCCAAGGCTGTGGCGCCTGTACGCTCCGACCTGCTACATCTCATGGACCATGAGGCATGGTCGACCACCATCGTAGACAAGTCGCTGCAAGTCATGGCCAGCCTCGTGGCTTCTCCGGGAGAGACTGGTGCCCAGCTGCGTAACCAAATCTCAAGTGACAAGGAAGTGATCCATGGCATGGAGAGGATCCTAAGATGCTGTGGATGCAGTGAACATGTTCGCATATTAAGCATTGAGATTCTCACGCACCTGGCCATGGATGAGGAGGAGTCACTGCGTGTCAACAAGGAAAGCAGAGAAAATTTTATCAGGATGCTCCCTTCCATCCTCACTGATGACGCCAAAGAATGCTCCATTAGAGAATTGGCGGGTGAAGCACTGGTGATGCTAAGTCAAAGTAAAAGCGACGCTGCCATCATCTTGAAGGCCAACGATCATGTTGTCCGTGATCTCACTAAAATCCTTTGA